One window of the Nicotiana tabacum cultivar K326 chromosome 4, ASM71507v2, whole genome shotgun sequence genome contains the following:
- the LOC142179962 gene encoding uncharacterized protein LOC142179962: MAYLTRRFQKMVHRNGGIPKRGSSSKPKNYDLCHKCSKPGQFIKDFPLLKKDQYKNNTDKAAKRNQVTGKCFKRKNVADNVMKQALAAWGDSSSESEEDDDQGDNSMIAVESEAAEYDSIFALMAQSDNDEDDDDDDEVNFLDVQRNQNLINDKNALNLELGEAEQSRDELVVVVVDLKETIECLKKEKDILTKNIANVKHERYDLVVVVVDLKETIKCVKKEKEALTENVASIEHVRDDLLVVVVDLKDTIEEVKEKEELGRVKSDLEKSIKWTWSSDAITTMYTNNGGNRQGIGFQMEKTPYNPHSKYVIVPDNWLCTHYGNTGHFKETCKAKFQSQQKNKVFAKKGAVKGSNQQWYMDSSCSKHMAGSTIDFLSLKALQGGSPLEMYNLLSVSQIRDKGNKVEFVSKICTVTNLVIGEVVLVAKRYKNIYVADFESLQSGDLSCLSDVDDDAELWHRRLGHASFSLLNKLVKKDLVRGLPKSSFKDHKVCDACAKGKHVRSSFKPKKEVSTSKPLDLLHIDLCGPLRVPNRGGKRTKDETFQVFVAFVKKIQVKVEEVNTACYLINNCMIRSLLNKTPYELLNGRKPKLTHLRTFGCKCFVLNNGKEALGKFDAKSDKGIFLDIHHKAKPTKYTKKELNMLRKAYM, encoded by the exons ATGGCTTACCTGACAAGAAGATTCCAGAAAATGGTTCACAgaaatggaggcattccaaaaaggggtAGTTCCAGCAAGCCAAAAAATTATGACCTTTGTCATAAGTGTAGTAAGCCAGGACAATTCATTAAGGATTTTCCTCTCCTAAAGAAAGATCAATACAAAAACAACACAGACAAAGCCGCTAAGAGGAACCAGGTTACTGGCAAATGTTTCAAGAGGAAAAATGTCGCTGACAATGTTAtgaaacaagctcttgctgcatggggagactctTCCAGCGAatctgaagaagatgatgatcaaggTGACAACTCCATGATAGCTGTGGAAAGTGAAGCAGCTGAGTATGACTCCATCTTTGCCTTGATGGCACAGTCCGATAATGATGAagatgacgacgatgatgatgaggtaaattttctaGATGTTCAAAGAAATCAAAA tcttataaatgataaaaatgcacTGAATCTTGAACTAGGAGAAGCAGAACAGTCGAGAGATGAACTAGTAGTTGTTGTGGTAGATTTAAAAGAAACCATTGAGTGTCTGAAGAAAGAAAAGGATATTTTAACTAAAAACATTGCAAACGTAAAACATGAGAGATACGATCTAGTGGTTGTTGTGGTCGATCTAAAGGAGACCATTAAGTGTGTtaagaaagagaaagaagccTTGACTGAAAACGTTGCTAGCATAGAGCATGTGAGAGATGATCTATTAGTAGTAGTTGTAGATCTGAAGGATACAATTGAAGAAGTAAAGGAGAAG GAAGAACTAGGTAGAGTCAAAagtgatcttgaaaaatcaatcaagtggacctggtcctctgatgctatCACTACCATGTACACAAACAATGGGGGAAACAGGCAAGGAATCGGGTTCCaaatggaaaaaactccctacaaccctcatagcaagtacgttATTGTACCTGACAATTGGCTCTGCACTCACTATGGTAACACTGGGCACTTTAAGGAAACCTGTAAGGCTAAGTTCCAGTCtcaacagaaaaacaaagtgtttgctaAGAAG GGAGCAGTGAAAGGGAGCAACCAACAATGGTATATGGATAGTAGTTGCTCAAAGCACATGGCTGGAAGTACAATCGATTTCCTTTCACTGaaggccctgcaaggagggagtccTTTGGAAATG TACAACTTGTTGAGTGTTTCCCAAATTCGTGACaagggaaacaaggtggaatttgtgtcaaaGATATGCACAGTCACAAATCTTGTGATTGGTGAAGTGGTGCTAGTGGCgaaaagatacaaaaatatctatgttgctgattttgagtcccTGCAGAGTGGTGATCTCAGTTGTCTAagtgatgttgatgatgatgctgagttATGGCACAGAAGGCTCGGTCATGCAAGTTTCTCACTGCTGAACAAACTGGTCAAAAAGGACCTGGTTCGCGGTCTGCCCAAGTCAAGCTTCAAAGATCACAAGGTGTGTGATGCGTGTGCTAAAGGAAAGCATGTCAGATCCTctttcaagcccaaaaaggaagttAGTACCTCAAAGCCACTTGATCTTCTCCATATAGATCTATGTGGACCTTTGAGAGTGCCAAACAGAGGAGGAAAAAG AACCAAAGATGAAACCTTCCAAGTGTTTGTTGCATTTGTCAAGAAGATCCAAGTAAAG GTAGAAGAAGTCAACACTGCATGCTACTTGATAAACAATTGCATGATTAGGTCCCTCCTAAacaaaacaccatatgaactgcTGAACGGAAGGAAGCCCAAGCTAACCCATTTGAGGACTTTTGGCTGTAAATGTTTCGTTCTCAACAACGGCAAGGAAGCACTTGGgaaatttgatgccaaaagtgATAAAGGAATCTTTCTGGATATTCATCATAAAGCAAAGCCTACAAAGTATACAAAAAAAGAACTCAATATGTTGAGGAAAGcatacatgtga